From the genome of Argentina anserina chromosome 4, drPotAnse1.1, whole genome shotgun sequence, one region includes:
- the LOC126792459 gene encoding probable serine/threonine-protein kinase PBL18 has product MGNCLRKHRRDPNSPVQIPGGSHLSKKINRTVGEGAIPTVSSTSVGERKRERDRSPIQEITHVTSNTDIGAEKPSKKKKRGLRIAGKAAKSSNVEGVNKNDGVFHRYCKYKLHCFCYTDLKEATRKFSRRNLIGQGGFGDVYIGYVTYCSMASAAKPNEGLAVAIKRLRKTGPQGHEQWENEIRFMSKLNHPNIVKLIGYCHDGEHRILVYEYMSKGSLETQLLAEKAPDLDWRTRTNVAIDIAKALDSLHSLGTPVIHRDLKASNVLLDKDFKAKLSDFGLARYGPQGDQECIMTRILGTKGYIAPEYIETGHVTLKTDVYSFGVVLLEILSGSCAVKRYSDGMAGDLAQWAGPYLCNKQQLHRVIDQRLGRNFPTKEAQQFAELTLRCLAAHPKSRPTMTEVVAELKNVQENSSSSGSSSNMNSYRVPIYTSCPPYKILIPRQTACQAH; this is encoded by the exons ATGGGAAACTGTTTGAGGAAACATCGTCGAGACCCAAACTCACCAGTTCAAATTCCTG GCGGTTCTCATCTATCCAAGAAAATTAATAGAACAGTTGGAGAAGGAGCTATTCCAACTGTTTCCTCAACTTCTGTCGGTG AAAGAAAACGTGAAAGAGACAGATCTCCAATTCAGGAGATCACACATGTTACCTCAAACACAGATATAG GTGCAGAGAAGCCtagcaaaaagaaaaaacgtgGTCTCCGAATTGCCGGAAAAGCTGCTAAGAGTTCTAATGTCGAGGGAGTGAACAAGAATGATGGAGTGTTTCATCGTTACTGCAAATACAAGTTGCACTGCTTTTGTTATACTGACTTGAAAGAGGCGACGCGAAAATTTAGTCGCAGAAATTTAATAGGGCAAGGTGGATTTGGTGATGTTTACATAGGGTATGTGACTTACTGCAGTATGGCATCTGCTGCAAAACCAAATGAGGGACTCGCAGTTGCCATCAAAAGGCTCAGAAAGACCGGGCCACAGGGCCATGAACAATGGGAG AATGAAATCAGATTCATGAGCAAACTAAACCATCCCAACATAGTAAAGCTAATAGGCTACTGCCACGATGGTGAGCATAGGATATTGGTCTATGAGTACATGAGCAAGGGAAGCTTGGAGACCCAACTACTGGCAG AAAAGGCGCCGGATTTAGATTGGAGAACAAGAACTAACGTAGCGATTGATATAGCCAAGGCCCTAGATTCTCTTCACAGTCTTGGCACGCCGGTAATTCATAGAGATCTGAAAGCTTCCAATGTCTTGTTGGACAAA GACTTCAAGGCTAAGCTATCAGATTTTGGCCTGGCAAGATATGGACCTCAAGGTGATCAGGAATGCATAATGACAAGGATTCTTGGCACCAAAGGCTATATTGCACCGGAATACATAGAAACTG GACATGTAACGCTGAAAACCGATGTATACAGCTTTGGAGTGGTGCTGTTGGAGATTTTATCAGGCAGTTGTGCCGTGAAGAGATATTCAGATGGGATGGCCGGAGATCTTGCACAGTGGGCCGGACCATATCTTTGCAACAAGCAACAACTGCATCGAGTGATCGACCAGAGACTCGGAAGGAACTTCCCAACGAAAGAGGCTCAACAGTTTGCGGAACTCACCCTCCGATGCCTTGCTGCACACCCTAAGAGCAGGCCAACAATGACTGAAGTTGTGGCTGAGTTGAAGAACGTACAAGAAAATTCAAGCAGCAGTGGCAGCAGTAGTAATATGAACTCGTACCGTGTTCCAATATATACCTCATGCCCTCCTTACAAAATACTTATACCTAGGCAAACTGCATGTCAGGCACATTAA